A part of Primulina eburnea isolate SZY01 chromosome 10, ASM2296580v1, whole genome shotgun sequence genomic DNA contains:
- the LOC140842455 gene encoding serine/threonine/tyrosine-protein kinase HT1 codes for MNCGVKNGGYREEEVEKSGRRSVERISSQNGSTVAPTDLSIDERVLIDAKSLFIGSKIGEGAHGKVYKGRYGDRIVAIKVLNCGNTLEERAVLENRFVREVTMMSKVKHENLVKFIGACKDPIMVIVTELLPEMSLRKYLSSIRPNQLDLHVALSFALDIAQAMDCLHANGIIHRDLKPDNLLLTENQKSVKLADFGLAREESLTEMMTAETGTYRWMAPELYSTVTLRQGEKKHYNNKVDVYSFGIVLWELLTNRMPFEGMSNLQAAYAAAFKQARPTLPEDTPPDLAFIIHSCWVEDPNVRPSFSQIIRMINEFLFTLEPSSPSLPESDSSEADFTSNGAIIEFSPPAKGKFSFIRQLFAMKKARSSQ; via the exons ATGAACTGCGGTGTCAAGAACGGGGGATACAGAGAGGAGGAGGTCGAGAAATCTGGTCGGagatcagttgaaagaattTCATCACAGAATGGATCAACAGTTGCCCCTACGGATTTATCCATTGATGAAAGAGTGCTAATTGACGCTAAATCCCTGTTTATTGGGTCAAAAATTGGTGAGGGGGCCCATGGAAAAGTTTATAAAGGAAG GTATGGTGACCGAATTGTTGCCATTAAAGTTCTTAATTGTGGCAATACTTTGGAAGAGAGAGCTGTCCTTGAGAATCGCTTTGTTCGGGAAGTCACAATGATGTCTAAAGTAAAGCATGAGAATCTTGTTAAG TTTATTGGAGCGTGTAAAGATCCTATTATGGTGATAGTAACAGAGTTGTTGCCTGAAATGTCTCTTCGCAAGTATCTAAGCAGCATACGTCCTAACCAGTTGGACCTGCATGTTGCATTAAGTTTTGCTCTTGATATTGCTCAAGCCATGGATTGTTTACATGCAAATGGCATTATTCATAGAGATTTAAAACCTG ACAATTTGCTGCTCACAGAGAATCAAAAATCTGTGAAGCTTGCTGATTTTGGTCTTGCAAGAGAAGAGTCTCTTACTGAAATGATGACTGCGGAAACTGGGACATACCGCTGGATGGCACCTGAG TTGTACAGTACTGTGACTCTTCGACAAGGGGAAAAGAAGCACTACAATAACAAAGTTGATGTTTACAGTTTTGGCATTGTTCTTTGGGAATTGCTGACAAATCGCATGCCATTTGAGGGGATGTCAAATTTGCAGGCCGCATATGCGGCTGCTTTTAAG CAAGCTCGACCTACTCTTCCAGAAGACACTCCACCTGATCTTGCCTTCATAATCCACTCATGCTGGGTTGAGGATCCGAATGTGCGACCCAGCTTCAGCCAGATTATTCGGATGATCAATGAATTTCTCTTTACCCTTGAACCGTCTTCTCCGTCTTTGCCAGAATCCGACTCCTCCGAGGCAGATTTTACAAGC